One part of the Thermococcus radiotolerans genome encodes these proteins:
- a CDS encoding cobalamin B12-binding domain-containing protein, with the protein MVERSKVRVLVAKPGLDGHDRGAKVVARALRDAGFEVIYTGIRQTPEQIVESVIQEDVDVLGISILSGAHMVLIPKILRLLEERGIKPNEDVLVIAGGIIPPDDAEQLENTGVARVFGPGSPIGDIISFIDENVPKLKKFRSA; encoded by the coding sequence ATGGTCGAGCGCTCCAAGGTTAGGGTTCTCGTTGCAAAACCGGGACTTGACGGTCACGACAGGGGAGCCAAGGTCGTTGCGAGGGCCTTGCGCGATGCAGGTTTTGAGGTCATCTACACGGGCATAAGGCAGACTCCGGAGCAGATAGTGGAGAGCGTCATTCAGGAGGACGTTGACGTCCTTGGAATAAGCATCCTCTCCGGTGCGCACATGGTTCTGATTCCCAAGATACTCAGGCTCCTTGAAGAGCGCGGTATAAAGCCAAACGAGGACGTTCTTGTGATAGCCGGCGGAATAATTCCGCCCGACGATGCCGAGCAGCTTGAGAATACCGGCGTCGCCAGGGTTTTCGGCCCGGGAAGCCCGATAGGCGACATCATAAGCTTCATAGACGAGAACGTTCCGAAGCTCAAGAAGTTCAGGTCGGCCTGA
- the mce gene encoding methylmalonyl-CoA epimerase: MIKKIDHVGIAVKNLDEAIKVWEGLGLKVEEIEEVPDQEVRTAIIHVGESRIELLEPTAEDSPIAKFIAKRGEGIHHIALGVEDIEGHLEKLKEEGYRLIDEKPRIGAGGARIAFVHPKAVTGVLLELCEREE; this comes from the coding sequence ATGATAAAGAAGATAGACCACGTTGGTATAGCCGTTAAGAACCTCGACGAGGCCATAAAAGTCTGGGAGGGCCTCGGCCTCAAGGTCGAGGAGATTGAAGAGGTCCCGGACCAGGAGGTAAGGACCGCGATAATCCACGTTGGGGAGAGCAGGATTGAGCTCCTGGAGCCCACCGCTGAGGACTCCCCGATAGCCAAGTTCATAGCCAAGCGCGGTGAGGGCATACACCACATAGCCCTCGGCGTTGAGGACATCGAGGGGCACCTCGAGAAGCTCAAGGAGGAGGGCTACAGGCTCATAGATGAAAAGCCGCGCATAGGTGCGGGCGGTGCGAGGATAGCTTTCGTTCACCCGAAGGCCGTAACAGGTGTGCTTCTCGAACTATGTGAGAGGGAGGAGTGA
- a CDS encoding nucleotidyltransferase domain-containing protein, which produces MDFSELPYWRDIQEYVETLKEALRPKLVLLYGSVAKGTFGLGSDVDILVIAENLPTNPNERLKLLYELDRTRAPIDAKAYTPEEVKKMLLKGHPLIMDALSDGKVLYADEEYLTKLMKMFKAAKRKFRRFERGWIRIER; this is translated from the coding sequence ATGGACTTCAGTGAACTACCGTATTGGAGGGACATTCAGGAGTACGTGGAGACCCTCAAAGAGGCTCTTCGACCAAAACTTGTGCTGCTCTATGGGTCGGTAGCAAAGGGAACCTTTGGTCTTGGGAGTGACGTGGACATACTTGTGATAGCGGAGAATCTTCCCACGAATCCAAACGAGCGCCTTAAACTTCTCTACGAGCTCGACAGAACCCGGGCCCCAATAGACGCCAAAGCATACACTCCAGAGGAAGTAAAAAAGATGCTCCTCAAGGGACACCCCCTCATAATGGATGCTCTCTCCGACGGGAAGGTTCTTTACGCAGATGAAGAATACCTCACGAAGCTCATGAAGATGTTTAAAGCTGCTAAGAGAAAATTCCGCCGTTTTGAGAGGGGATGGATTAGAATTGAGAGGTGA
- a CDS encoding Maf-like protein — MLVLASASPRRREILAMFIREFEVIPSRASEECGLEDPAEYALELARRKAREVYGRVGGTVIGADTVVSIDGRILGKPGSKEEAFEMLRLLSGKVHRVTTGYCIIHGGMEISGVVITEVKFRELDDDIIEAYIETGEPMDKAGAYGVQGKAGLFVEWIRGDYYNVVGFPLEIVWKLRELGFEVM; from the coding sequence ATGCTGGTTTTGGCCTCTGCCTCACCGAGGAGGCGGGAGATACTCGCTATGTTCATACGGGAGTTCGAGGTTATTCCGAGCAGGGCGAGCGAGGAATGCGGCCTGGAAGATCCCGCCGAGTACGCCCTGGAGCTGGCCCGGAGGAAGGCAAGGGAGGTCTATGGACGCGTTGGTGGAACCGTCATCGGCGCCGATACAGTGGTCAGCATAGACGGTCGCATCCTCGGAAAGCCGGGGAGCAAGGAGGAGGCCTTTGAGATGCTCAGACTTCTCAGCGGGAAGGTGCACAGGGTCACGACGGGCTACTGCATAATCCATGGGGGGATGGAGATCTCGGGAGTTGTCATCACTGAGGTCAAGTTCCGGGAGCTTGACGATGATATAATCGAGGCGTACATCGAGACCGGCGAGCCTATGGACAAGGCAGGTGCATACGGCGTACAGGGAAAGGCCGGCCTCTTCGTCGAGTGGATAAGGGGCGACTACTACAACGTCGTCGGCTTCCCGCTGGAGATAGTCTGGAAGCTGAGGGAGCTTGGATTTGAGGTTATGTGA
- a CDS encoding DUF835 domain-containing protein — translation MMFRGRPLRKESRILDYRRLNDILVRNPNRGKILITRRSPFEVNAPNVYQIWITKVTHPNAVHPSKLHVIEQIVWDRLQDKKSDVVLDAVEYLMIENGVEPTLRFVGKIRDMAVMKNSDFYVTVSDGLDNRLLNVLRRIVE, via the coding sequence ATGATGTTTAGGGGGCGACCCCTGAGGAAGGAGTCACGAATACTGGACTACCGCCGTCTCAACGATATTCTGGTGAGGAACCCAAACAGGGGAAAGATTCTCATAACCCGAAGGTCTCCTTTCGAGGTTAACGCTCCGAACGTTTACCAGATATGGATCACCAAGGTTACCCACCCCAACGCCGTCCATCCCTCCAAGCTTCACGTCATCGAGCAGATTGTGTGGGACAGACTTCAGGATAAGAAATCCGACGTTGTTCTGGACGCCGTCGAGTACCTGATGATAGAGAACGGGGTCGAACCCACGCTTCGCTTCGTGGGCAAGATACGGGACATGGCCGTCATGAAGAACTCGGACTTCTATGTCACGGTTAGCGACGGTCTGGATAACAGGCTACTCAACGTCCTCCGCAGAATAGTCGAGTGA
- a CDS encoding HEPN domain-containing protein, with amino-acid sequence MFDREEFERWLSQAEYTLRSAENDLNSKFYSWACFKAQQAAEYAVKALLFGLGVMAYGHSIKRLLDVLSKEIEVPEELFDNARLLDRHYIPPRYPDTYIEGAPYEYYGEKDALEAIDSARKIIAFVRGIADGLQ; translated from the coding sequence ATGTTTGACCGGGAGGAGTTCGAGAGGTGGCTGTCTCAGGCTGAGTACACACTGAGAAGCGCTGAAAATGACTTGAACTCTAAATTTTACTCGTGGGCGTGCTTCAAAGCCCAACAGGCGGCGGAGTACGCCGTCAAAGCTCTACTTTTTGGGTTAGGAGTTATGGCTTATGGCCATTCAATAAAAAGGCTGCTTGATGTACTTTCCAAGGAGATCGAAGTTCCTGAGGAACTCTTTGACAACGCCCGGTTACTCGACAGGCACTACATTCCTCCGAGGTATCCTGACACATACATAGAAGGCGCCCCTTACGAGTACTATGGGGAGAAGGATGCCCTTGAAGCAATTGATTCGGCACGTAAGATAATCGCCTTCGTCAGGGGGATCGCCGATGGACTTCAGTGA
- the smc gene encoding chromosome segregation protein SMC gives MPYIEKIEMKGFKSYGNRKVVVPLSKGFTAIVGANGSGKSNIGDAVLFVLGGLSAKAMRATRISDLIFAGTKTEAPAKYAEVAMYFNNEDRGFPLDEDEVVIKRRVYPDGRSTYWLNGKRTSRSDILDVLSAAMISPEGYNLVLQGDITKFIKMSPTERRMLIDEISGIAEYDAKKEKALKELKQAEENLARVDLLIREVKTQLDKLEKERNDALRYLDLKERVERAKVTLLLGEIRKLKSLIEENNLRDKEIEAEIAAIEERLKDIAKEIVAKEKELNAIEKELEEKSEDGILEVTRKISEVQSKIEMARKNIELAQKEIEDSQHRLAKTKEELKKVSEEIEKSRNAIQRWTKRREKLKAEIKEKEVVKNELVIKLGEIDRDFAIAKQDFDKVVDELEEAKKELYMKESDIRKFEEEIERLKGKIAQEGTKRTALKSKIEEAKKSLEAKRSELGEIDGKMSKAETRLRKAEKELEDKTKALRKVEGELSKAREELIKAEAQREVRGNRAVEFLKSQNIPGLYGPLGELITVADKDYALAVEVALGGNYDNVVVEDDKVAEKAIKLLKEKKLGRLTFLPLNKIKPRSMREKPSLGIPAMDVVQYDPRFKNAVAYALGDTLIVNDMDEARIVGIGKVRMVTLGGELLERSGAITGGHYRPRGKLGVNVDEIRKRVEKLEREKEALESAVNALKIEVKGLQNELFELRMRKSDLSKDLQVVQREMERLLAEDKALKEGIEESEKLIEVLEKRIHGTKGEMAKLRGRIERLEKKKEKLKKALENPEARELNQKIREVEHEISKLREELSKVESKLENLEIRINEELLPRKADLEEEIEGLVNRINALKANITENENAIKEFEKQLEELRKAEESVKDELKELRERREKVKNEIIDLRSEKDELNSKLQELRIEANTLKIKLAQYEATLKEKQDELKHHDTKLIRSIKEVPLELEALREQIEKMEEEIRSLEPVNMKAIEDFEVVERRYLELKSKREQVVAEKESIEEFIEEIEGQKRNVFMQTLSEIAKNFSELFAKLSPGGSARLILENPEDPFAGGLEIEAKPAGKDVKRIEAMSGGEKALTALAFVFAIQRYKPAPFYLFDEIDAHLDDANVKRVADLIKEASQNSQFIVITLRDVMMANADKIIGVSMRAGVSRVVALSLEKAMKILEEARKRSEAEHAEMFGHLSG, from the coding sequence ATGCCGTACATCGAGAAGATTGAAATGAAAGGTTTCAAATCCTACGGTAACCGAAAAGTAGTCGTTCCGCTTTCTAAGGGGTTTACAGCGATCGTTGGTGCCAACGGTTCTGGAAAGAGCAACATTGGTGACGCCGTTCTCTTCGTTCTCGGTGGACTGTCCGCCAAAGCCATGCGCGCAACCAGGATAAGCGACCTTATATTCGCGGGCACAAAAACAGAGGCGCCGGCAAAGTACGCCGAGGTAGCGATGTACTTCAACAACGAGGACAGGGGCTTTCCACTAGATGAGGACGAGGTTGTGATAAAGCGCCGCGTTTATCCCGACGGCAGGAGCACCTACTGGCTTAACGGCAAGAGAACCAGCAGGAGCGACATTCTGGACGTTCTCAGCGCGGCGATGATTTCGCCGGAGGGCTACAACCTCGTTCTCCAGGGTGACATCACCAAGTTCATCAAGATGAGCCCGACCGAGAGGAGGATGCTCATAGACGAAATCTCTGGAATAGCGGAGTACGATGCAAAGAAGGAGAAGGCACTGAAGGAGCTGAAGCAGGCGGAGGAGAATCTGGCGCGCGTTGATCTGCTCATCCGCGAGGTCAAGACCCAGCTCGATAAACTCGAAAAGGAGCGCAACGATGCCCTTCGCTACCTCGACCTGAAGGAGCGCGTTGAAAGGGCTAAAGTAACGCTTCTCCTGGGTGAGATAAGGAAGCTGAAGTCCCTGATTGAGGAGAACAATCTCCGCGACAAGGAGATAGAGGCCGAGATAGCCGCCATAGAGGAGCGCCTCAAGGACATAGCCAAGGAGATAGTCGCCAAGGAGAAGGAGCTGAACGCCATCGAGAAGGAGCTTGAGGAGAAGAGCGAGGACGGCATCCTTGAGGTTACCCGGAAGATCAGCGAGGTTCAGTCGAAGATCGAGATGGCAAGGAAGAACATCGAGCTGGCTCAGAAGGAGATAGAGGACAGCCAGCACAGACTCGCCAAGACCAAGGAGGAGCTGAAGAAGGTATCCGAGGAGATAGAGAAGAGCAGAAACGCCATTCAGCGCTGGACGAAGAGGCGCGAGAAGCTCAAGGCGGAGATAAAGGAGAAAGAGGTCGTCAAGAACGAGCTGGTCATCAAGCTCGGCGAGATAGACAGGGACTTCGCCATAGCCAAGCAGGACTTCGACAAGGTCGTTGACGAACTTGAGGAGGCCAAGAAGGAGCTCTACATGAAGGAGAGCGATATCAGAAAGTTCGAGGAGGAGATAGAGCGCCTTAAGGGTAAGATCGCCCAGGAGGGCACCAAGAGGACGGCTCTCAAGTCCAAAATCGAGGAGGCCAAGAAGTCCCTTGAGGCCAAGCGCTCCGAGCTCGGGGAGATAGACGGAAAGATGTCCAAGGCCGAGACGAGGCTTAGAAAAGCTGAAAAGGAGCTTGAGGATAAGACCAAAGCTCTCAGAAAGGTCGAAGGGGAGCTTTCCAAGGCCAGGGAAGAGCTCATCAAGGCCGAGGCCCAGAGGGAAGTTCGTGGAAACCGCGCGGTCGAGTTCCTCAAGAGCCAGAACATCCCCGGCCTCTACGGCCCCCTGGGGGAACTGATAACAGTCGCGGACAAGGACTACGCTCTGGCAGTGGAGGTCGCCCTCGGCGGGAACTACGACAACGTTGTGGTCGAGGATGACAAGGTCGCTGAAAAGGCAATCAAGCTCCTCAAGGAGAAAAAGCTCGGAAGGCTGACCTTTCTCCCGCTCAACAAGATAAAGCCCCGCTCGATGCGCGAGAAGCCCTCCCTCGGAATCCCCGCGATGGACGTTGTCCAGTACGACCCGCGCTTTAAGAACGCCGTGGCGTATGCCCTAGGTGATACGCTCATTGTAAATGACATGGACGAAGCCAGAATCGTAGGGATCGGAAAGGTTCGCATGGTAACCCTAGGCGGTGAGCTCCTTGAGAGAAGCGGAGCGATAACCGGCGGTCACTACAGGCCGAGGGGTAAGCTCGGGGTAAACGTCGACGAGATAAGGAAGAGGGTCGAGAAGCTCGAACGCGAGAAAGAAGCTTTGGAATCGGCAGTTAACGCGCTCAAGATCGAGGTTAAGGGTCTCCAGAACGAGCTTTTTGAGCTCCGCATGAGGAAGAGCGACCTGAGCAAGGACCTGCAGGTAGTCCAGAGGGAGATGGAGCGTCTTCTCGCTGAGGACAAGGCCCTCAAGGAGGGTATCGAAGAGAGCGAGAAGCTCATTGAAGTCCTCGAGAAGAGGATTCACGGTACGAAGGGTGAGATGGCGAAGCTCCGCGGAAGGATAGAGCGGCTTGAGAAGAAGAAGGAGAAGCTCAAGAAGGCCCTGGAGAACCCCGAAGCGAGGGAATTGAACCAGAAGATCAGGGAAGTGGAGCACGAGATAAGCAAGCTCAGGGAGGAGCTGAGCAAGGTCGAGAGCAAGCTTGAGAACCTTGAGATAAGGATAAACGAGGAGCTCCTTCCGAGGAAGGCCGACCTTGAGGAGGAGATAGAGGGCCTCGTGAACAGGATAAACGCCCTCAAGGCCAACATCACCGAGAACGAGAACGCGATAAAGGAGTTCGAGAAGCAGCTTGAGGAGCTCAGGAAGGCGGAGGAGAGCGTTAAGGACGAGCTCAAGGAGCTCCGCGAGAGGCGCGAGAAGGTCAAGAACGAGATAATAGACCTCCGCTCGGAGAAGGATGAGCTCAACTCCAAGCTCCAAGAGCTGCGCATCGAGGCCAACACCCTCAAGATAAAGCTCGCCCAGTACGAGGCAACGCTGAAGGAGAAGCAGGACGAGCTGAAGCACCATGATACAAAGCTCATAAGGAGCATTAAGGAAGTCCCGCTGGAGCTTGAGGCCCTCCGCGAGCAGATAGAGAAGATGGAGGAGGAGATACGCTCCCTTGAGCCCGTCAACATGAAGGCCATAGAGGACTTTGAGGTCGTTGAGCGTCGCTACCTTGAGCTGAAGAGCAAGCGCGAGCAGGTCGTTGCCGAGAAGGAGAGCATAGAGGAGTTCATCGAGGAGATAGAGGGGCAGAAGAGGAACGTCTTCATGCAGACCCTCAGCGAGATAGCCAAGAACTTCTCGGAGCTCTTCGCGAAGCTCTCCCCGGGAGGAAGCGCCAGGCTCATCCTTGAGAACCCAGAGGATCCCTTCGCGGGCGGTCTTGAGATAGAAGCCAAGCCGGCAGGAAAGGACGTCAAGAGAATAGAGGCAATGAGCGGCGGTGAGAAGGCTTTAACTGCCCTCGCCTTCGTCTTCGCGATACAGCGCTACAAGCCTGCCCCGTTCTACCTCTTCGACGAGATCGATGCACACCTCGACGATGCCAACGTCAAGCGCGTCGCTGACCTCATCAAGGAGGCCTCCCAGAACAGCCAGTTCATCGTGATAACTCTGAGGGACGTCATGATGGCCAACGCGGACAAGATAATCGGCGTCAGCATGAGGGCCGGTGTCTCGCGTGTCGTTGCACTCAGCCTCGAGAAGGCCATGAAGATACTCGAGGAGGCAAGGAAGAGGAGCGAGGCCGAGCACGCGGAGATGTTCGGCCACCTGAGCGGGTGA
- a CDS encoding PHP domain-containing protein gives MLDFPHDIHTHSAYSDGVGGIGDNVAAAEVRGLRLLGISDHSHYLTGRAFNRYIREVRRWREESGITVLAGIEANITHNGVDVAAGMVEKLDYVIASVHLWLDDPEEYVELVKGALLDESVDIIGHFGASFPHIGYPDEESLRELIELAEASGKAFEISSRYRVPDISFIRECIRRGVKLVFASDAHRPRDVGSVSWSERVFKKAGGTKEDLLFGEFL, from the coding sequence ATGCTCGACTTTCCCCACGATATACACACGCACTCAGCATACTCCGACGGCGTTGGCGGAATAGGAGACAACGTTGCGGCCGCAGAGGTCAGGGGTTTGAGGCTGCTCGGGATAAGCGACCACAGCCACTACCTCACGGGCAGGGCCTTCAACCGCTATATCCGGGAGGTCCGCCGTTGGAGAGAGGAGAGCGGGATAACGGTTCTGGCTGGGATCGAGGCCAATATAACCCACAACGGCGTTGACGTTGCCGCGGGAATGGTGGAAAAGTTGGATTACGTCATAGCCAGCGTCCATCTCTGGCTGGATGACCCGGAGGAATACGTTGAGCTCGTGAAGGGCGCACTCCTCGACGAGAGTGTTGACATAATCGGGCACTTCGGGGCGAGTTTTCCGCACATAGGCTATCCCGATGAAGAGAGCCTGAGGGAGCTCATAGAGCTGGCGGAGGCGAGCGGAAAGGCCTTCGAGATAAGCTCCCGCTACCGCGTCCCCGATATCAGCTTCATAAGGGAATGCATAAGGCGCGGCGTAAAGTTGGTCTTCGCGAGCGACGCCCACAGACCTCGGGACGTTGGGAGCGTCTCCTGGAGCGAGAGGGTCTTCAAGAAGGCGGGAGGCACGAAGGAAGACCTGCTGTTCGGGGAGTTTTTGTAG
- the meaB gene encoding methylmalonyl Co-A mutase-associated GTPase MeaB, whose protein sequence is MIDDLIERMLQGDRRATARLITLVENDEEKAREIIRKIHPHTGNAYIVGITGPPGAGKSTLLDKLIRVAREEGKIVGVIAIDPTSPFTGGALLGDRIRMQRHSTDPGVFIRSMATRGSLGGLAKATNDAIKVLDAYGCDVIFVETVGVGQIEIDIVKTADTVVLVTVPGLGDDVQAIKAGLMEIADVFVINKADKEGADATYFELNLMLDLEKERWEKRGWRPPIVETVATTMKGIRELWSAIKEHHNFLERSGEIERKRKFRAEEEVKTIVSGRIAKAISERLAEEEVAALIEKIVMREIDPYSAADLVLEKALGVKV, encoded by the coding sequence ATGATAGACGACCTTATAGAACGCATGCTCCAGGGGGACAGGCGCGCCACGGCGAGGCTCATAACCCTCGTTGAAAACGATGAGGAGAAGGCCAGGGAAATAATACGGAAGATACATCCCCACACCGGAAACGCCTACATCGTTGGCATAACCGGGCCGCCCGGAGCCGGGAAATCGACACTTCTCGACAAGCTCATCAGGGTTGCCAGGGAAGAGGGGAAAATCGTCGGCGTCATAGCCATAGACCCCACCTCCCCCTTCACGGGTGGAGCGTTGCTCGGCGACAGGATAAGGATGCAGAGGCACTCGACCGACCCCGGAGTTTTCATCAGGAGCATGGCGACGCGCGGCTCCCTCGGCGGACTCGCCAAGGCCACGAACGACGCCATAAAGGTTCTCGACGCCTACGGCTGCGACGTCATCTTCGTCGAAACGGTTGGGGTTGGCCAGATCGAGATTGACATCGTTAAGACGGCCGATACCGTGGTTCTCGTAACCGTGCCAGGCCTGGGAGACGACGTGCAGGCAATAAAGGCGGGCCTTATGGAGATAGCAGACGTCTTCGTAATCAACAAGGCCGACAAGGAAGGGGCGGATGCAACGTACTTCGAGCTCAACCTCATGCTCGACCTTGAGAAAGAGCGCTGGGAGAAGCGCGGCTGGAGGCCGCCAATAGTTGAGACCGTGGCAACGACGATGAAGGGAATCAGGGAGCTCTGGTCGGCCATAAAGGAGCACCATAACTTCCTTGAGCGTAGCGGTGAGATAGAGCGGAAGAGGAAGTTCCGGGCCGAGGAGGAGGTCAAGACCATAGTCTCCGGAAGGATAGCAAAGGCGATAAGCGAGAGACTCGCTGAGGAAGAGGTGGCGGCCCTGATAGAGAAGATTGTGATGCGTGAAATCGACCCTTACTCTGCCGCGGATCTGGTACTTGAAAAAGCCCTGGGGGTGAAGGTATGA
- a CDS encoding segregation and condensation protein A — MESRREEEITPVDILLQLVTMGKVDPWNIDIVDLTEKYIERLREMKELDLRVSARAILAASILVRMKSEALLHADEEEEEEHHEERIRVEVEPLAPPLRRVERYYTFDDLLDALMDALEEAEKRKPRKRKKVEIEEEVFVVDDFRVDIEKHVYRLHEIVVEMYRESREPINFWDLVFDPTPKIVARTFLYLLFLSNMGKVDLIQEEPFGDILVVPVEEA; from the coding sequence ATGGAATCGCGCCGTGAGGAGGAGATAACGCCTGTCGACATTCTCCTCCAGCTCGTCACCATGGGCAAGGTCGACCCATGGAACATAGACATCGTCGACCTGACCGAGAAGTACATCGAGAGGCTCAGGGAGATGAAGGAGCTCGACCTCCGCGTTTCGGCGAGGGCTATCCTGGCGGCGTCAATCCTCGTCAGGATGAAGAGCGAGGCCCTGCTCCACGCCGACGAGGAGGAAGAGGAGGAGCACCACGAGGAGCGCATAAGGGTCGAGGTTGAGCCTTTGGCTCCCCCGCTAAGGAGGGTAGAGCGCTACTACACCTTCGACGACCTGCTCGATGCGCTCATGGACGCCCTCGAGGAGGCCGAGAAGAGGAAGCCGAGGAAGAGGAAGAAGGTCGAGATAGAGGAGGAGGTCTTCGTAGTCGACGACTTCCGCGTTGACATCGAGAAGCACGTCTACAGGCTCCACGAGATAGTCGTGGAGATGTACAGGGAGAGCAGGGAGCCGATAAACTTCTGGGACCTCGTCTTCGACCCAACGCCGAAGATAGTCGCCAGAACCTTCCTCTACCTCCTGTTCCTCTCCAATATGGGCAAGGTTGACCTCATTCAGGAGGAGCCCTTCGGGGACATACTCGTCGTGCCCGTGGAGGAGGCCTGA